One genomic window of Choloepus didactylus isolate mChoDid1 chromosome 27, mChoDid1.pri, whole genome shotgun sequence includes the following:
- the NPAS1 gene encoding neuronal PAS domain-containing protein 1 translates to MAAPYPSGGGGGEVKCGRGCGSSVPWDFLPGLTVKAAPGPCLQAQRKEKSRNAARSRRGKENLEFFELAKLLPLPGAISSQLDKASIVRLSVTYLRLRRFAALGAPPWGLRAAGPPVGLAPGCRGPVALVSEVFEQHLGGHILQSLDGFVFALNQEGKFLYISETVSIYLGLSQVELTGSSVFDYIHPGDHSEVLEQLGLRAPTPAPPTPPSVSSSSSSSSSSSLADTPEIEASPSEGPPSSRVQERSFFVRMKSTLTKRGLHVKASGYKVIHVTGRLRARALGLVALGHTLPPAPLAELPLHGHMLVFRLSLGLTILACESRVSDHMDLGPSELVGRSCYQFVHGQDASRIRQSHLDLLDKGQVMTGYYRWLRRAGGFVWLQSVATVAVSGKSPGERHVLWVSYVLSQAEGGHTPLDTFQLPAGEDLSSPEPEPPEPELPVKGKQAAPRDQDEAPSTRSKRIKLEPGPREPEGPQAGGDEEPRRDPAPSRPEFTSVIRAGALKQAPVRPWGLPPSGEPPAAVFHAGFLPPAVRGLCAPGAIRYGPAELGLVYPHLSRLGPGPGLPDAFYPALGLPFPPRVPRKGD, encoded by the exons ATGGCGGCGCCCTATCCCAGTGGTGGCGGCGGAGGGGAGGTCAAATGCGGGCGAGGCTGTGGCAGCAGCGTCCCGTGGGACTTTCTGCCGGGGCTTACGGTCAAGGCCGCGCCCGGACCCTG CTTGCAGGCGCAGCGCAAGGAGAAGTCCCGTAACGCGGCGCGCTCGCGGCGCGGGAAGGAAAACCTGGAGTTCTTCGAGCTGGCCAAACTGCTCCCGCTGCCCGGCGCCATCTCGAGCCAGCTGGACAAGGCGTCCATCGTGCGCCTCAGCGTCACCTACCTCCGCCTGCGCCGCTTCGCCGCGCTCGGGGCGCCTCCCTGGGGGCTGCGGGCCGCGGGGCCGCCGGTCGGCCTCG CCCCAGGCTGCAGGGGCCCCGTCGCGCTGGTCTCGGAAGTCTTTGAGCAGCACCTGGGAGGACACATCTTACAG TCCCTGGATGGCTTCGTCTTTGCCTTGAACCAGGAAGGGAAGTTTCTCTACATCTCCGAGACTGTCTCCATCTACCTGGGCCTCTCACAG GTGGAGCTGACGGGCAGCAGCGTCTTCGACTACATCCACCCCGGGGACCACTCCGAGGTGCTGGAGCAGCTGGGGCTGCGGGCTCCGACGCCcgcgccccccaccccgccctccgtctcctcctcgtcctcctcctcgTCTTCCTCCTCGCTTGCGGACACCCCTGAGATCG AGGCCAGCCCCTCCGAGGGCCCCCCCTCCTCCCGAGTCCAGGAGCGCTCCTTCTTCGTCCGCATGAAGTCCACCCTCACCAAGAGGGGGCTGCACGTCAAGGCTTCAGGGTACAAG GTGATCCACGTGACTGGGCGCCTTCGGGCCCGCGCGCTGGGCCTGGTGGCCCTCGGCCACACGTTGCCCCCAGCCCCCCTGGCTGAGCTGCCGCTACACGGACACATGCTAGTCTTTCGTCTCAGCCTGGGTCTCACCATCCTTGCTTGTGAGAGCAG AGTCAGCGACCACATGGACCTGGGGCCCTCGGAGCTGGTGGGCCGCAGCTGCTACCAGTTCGTCCATGGGCAGGACGCCTCCAGGATCCGCCAGAGCCACCTGGACC TGCTGGACAAAGGCCAGGTGATGACCGGCTACTACCGCTGGCTGCGGCGCGCCGGGGGCTTCGTGTGGCTGCAGTCGGTGGCCACCGTGGCCGTGAGCGGGAAGAGCCCCGGGGAGCGCCACGTGCTCTGGGTCAGCTATGTGCTCAG CCAAGCTGAGGGTGGCCACACCCCTCTGGACACCTTCCAGCTCCCAGCCGGAGAGGACCTGTCCAGCCCCGAGCCAGAGCCACCAG AGCCGGAGCTGCCCGTGAAAGGGAAGCAGGCTGCACCCCGGGACCAGGATGAGGCCCCCTCAACCCGGAGCAAACGCATAAAGCTGGAGCCCGGCCCCCGGGAGCCTGAGGGGCCGCAGGCCGGTGGGGACGAGGAGCCGCGCAGAGACCCGGCCCCGTCGCGGCCCGAGTTCACCTCCGTCATCCGGGCGGGCGCCCTGAAGCAGGCTCCGGTGCGGCCCTGGGGCCTGCCGCCCTCCGGGGAGCCGCCAGCGGCCGTCTTCCACGCCGGCTTCCTGCCGCCCGCCGTGCGGGGCCTGTGCGCACCCGGCGCCATCCGCTACGGCCCCGCGGAGCTGGGCCTCGTGTACCCGCACCTGTCGCGGCTGGGCCCGGGCCCCGGCCTGCCCGACGCCTTTTACCCCGCCCTCGGCCTGCCGTTCCCCCCCAGGGTGCCGCGCAAGGGGGACTGA
- the TMEM160 gene encoding transmembrane protein 160, with translation MGGGWWWARAARLARLRFRGALLPPPRPRSGGARGSFAPGHGPRAGASPPPVSELDRADAWLLRKAHETAFLSWFRNGLLASGIGVISFMQSDMGREAAYGFFLLGGLCVVWGGASYAVGLAALRGPMQLSLGSAAAGVGAVLAAGLLWACAVGLYMGQLELDVELLPEDDGAATAEGPDDAGRPPPE, from the exons ATGGGAGGCGGCTGGTGGTGGGCTCGGGCAGCCCGCCTGGCCCGACTCCGCTTCCGGGGGGCGCTGTTGCCGCCTCCGCGGCCCCGGAGCGGGGGCGCCCGGGGGTCTTTCGCCCCCGGCCACGGCCCCCGCGCCGGGGCTTCGCCGCCTCCCGTGTCAGAGCTGGACCGCGCGGACGCCTGGCTCCTCCGAAAGGCGCATGAGACAG CCTTCCTCTCCTGGTTCCGCAATGGCCTCCTGGCGTCAGGCATCGGGGTCATCTCCTTCATGCAGAGTGACATGGGTCGGGAAGCTGCCTACG GCTTCTTCCTGCTGGGCGGCCTGTGCGTGGTGTGGGGCGGCGCCTCCTACGCCGTGGGCCTGGCGGCGCTGCGGGGCCCCATGCAGCTCTCGCTGGGGAGCGCAGCGGCGGGCGTCGGGGCCGTGCTGGCCGCGGGCCTGCTCTGGGCTTGTGCCGTCGGCCTCTACATGGGCCAGCTGGAGCTGGACGTGGAGCTGCTGCCGGAGGACGACGGCGCGGCTACGGCCGAGGGCCCCGACGACGCGGGCCGGCCCCCGCCTGAGTGA